A single window of Gossypium hirsutum isolate 1008001.06 chromosome A10, Gossypium_hirsutum_v2.1, whole genome shotgun sequence DNA harbors:
- the LOC121208104 gene encoding uncharacterized protein — MNDSFFMEGACRATQVVDLFPTVSPEIVVREARLEDCWEVAETHCSSFFPEYSFPLDFVLRVDRMVGMLSGFSISPGYRRTCLVAVVGGSVGDTFLFGTEDFNIGCFDGKFSLNKGYVTGILTIDTIADFLPRKGPLRRRSESNQSFLARTENIPANDCERAEKRTVRTGIAYISNVAVRERFHRKGIAKRLIAKAEAQAKS, encoded by the exons ATGAATGATTCCTTTTTTATGGAAG GAGCATGTAGAGCTACTCAAGTTGTCGATCTCTTTCCGACTGTGTCTCCCGAGATTGTTGTTCGGGAGGCACGGTTAGAGGATTGTTGGGAAGTAGCTGAGACTCACTGCAGCTCGTTCTTCCCCGAATATTCCTTCCCTTTGGATTTCGTGCTACGAGTTGATAGAATGGTGGGGATGCTATCTGGATTCTCTATTTCTCCTGGTTACCGGAGAACTTGTTTGGTAGCTGTCGTTGGTGGTTCAGTTGGTGATACGTTTTTATTTGGAACTGAAGATTTCAACATCGGATGTTTCGATGGAAAATTCAGTCTTAATAAAGGGTATGTGACTGGTATATTAACTATCGATACCATTGCTGATTTTCTTCCTAGAAAAGGACCACTTCGACGGAGAAG TGAAAGTAATCAGAGTTTTCTGGCTAGGACAGAAAATATACCGGCAAACGATTGTGAGAGGGCTGAAAAACGGACAGTGAG GACTGGAATTGCATACATATCAAATGTTGCGGTTCGGGAGAGATTCCATCGTAAGGGAATAGCTAAAAGGCTCATAGCCAAGGCTGAAGCTCAAGCAAAGAGCTAG
- the LOC121207726 gene encoding uncharacterized protein isoform X3 gives MNHQSPDLVGSDGIWVYFFFLARHSTGACRATQVVDLFPTVSPEIVVREARLEDCWEVAETHCSSFFPEYSFPLDFVLRVDRLVGMLSGFSIPPGCRRTCLVAVIGGSVGDTFLFGTEDFKIGGFDGKFSLNKGYVTGILTIDTVADFLPRKGPLRQRRTGIAYISNVAVRERFRRKGIAKRLIAKAEAQAKSWGCRAVALHCDLNNPGATKLYKDQGFRCINVPEGANWPQPKTAPNVKFNFMMKLLNTPSTTA, from the exons ATGAATCATCAATCCCCAGATTTG GTTGGTAGTGATGGAATCTgggtttatttcttttttttggcTAGACATTCAACAG GAGCATGTAGAGCTACTCAAGTTGTCGATCTCTTTCCGACTGTGTCTCCCGAGATTGTTGTTCGGGAGGCACGGTTAGAGGATTGTTGGGAAGTAGCTGAGACTCACTGCAGCTCGTTCTTCCCCGAATATTCCTTCCCTTTGGATTTCGTGCTACGAGTTGATAGACTGGTGGGGATGTTGTCTGGATTCTCTATTCCTCCTGGTTGCCGGAGAACTTGTTTGGTTGCTGTCATTGGTGGTTCAGTTGGTGATACGTTTTTATTTGGAACTGAAGATTTCAAAATCGGAGGTTTCGACGGAAAATTCAGTCTTAATAAAGGGTATGTGACTGGTATATTAACTATCGATACCGTTGCTGATTTTCTTCCTAGAAAAGGACCACTTCGACAGAGAAG GACTGGAATTGCATACATATCAAATGTTGCGGTCCGGGAGAGATTCCGTCGTAAGGGAATAGCTAAAAGGCTCATAGCCAAGGCTGAAGCTCAAGCGAAGAGCTGGGGCTGCCGTGCCGTTGCATTGCACTGCGATTTGAACAACCCTGGTGCAACAAAACTGTACAAAGACCAGGGTTTCAGATGCATTAACGTGCCCGAAGGAGCAAACTGGCCTCAGCCGAAGACCGCACCCAATGTGAAGTTCAACTTCATGATGAAGCTTCTAAACACCCCTAGTACCACTGCATAA
- the LOC121207726 gene encoding uncharacterized protein isoform X1, protein MRSLTLGTSLTLSPSSSTPTPSSKSPLSLLIKQPPPFFPPSPRVSNESSIPRFGACRATQVVDLFPTVSPEIVVREARLEDCWEVAETHCSSFFPEYSFPLDFVLRVDRLVGMLSGFSIPPGCRRTCLVAVIGGSVGDTFLFGTEDFKIGGFDGKFSLNKGYVTGILTIDTVADFLPRKGPLRQRRTGIAYISNVAVRERFRRKGIAKRLIAKAEAQAKSWGCRAVALHCDLNNPGATKLYKDQGFRCINVPEGANWPQPKTAPNVKFNFMMKLLNTPSTTA, encoded by the exons ATGCGGAGCTTAACATTGGGTACTTCACTTACACTGTCTCCATCATCATCAACCCCAACACCTTCCTCAAAATCTCCTCTTTCCCTTTTAATCAAACAGCCTCCACCCTTTTTCCCTCCTTCTCCCAGGGTTTCTAATGAATCATCAATCCCCAGATTTG GAGCATGTAGAGCTACTCAAGTTGTCGATCTCTTTCCGACTGTGTCTCCCGAGATTGTTGTTCGGGAGGCACGGTTAGAGGATTGTTGGGAAGTAGCTGAGACTCACTGCAGCTCGTTCTTCCCCGAATATTCCTTCCCTTTGGATTTCGTGCTACGAGTTGATAGACTGGTGGGGATGTTGTCTGGATTCTCTATTCCTCCTGGTTGCCGGAGAACTTGTTTGGTTGCTGTCATTGGTGGTTCAGTTGGTGATACGTTTTTATTTGGAACTGAAGATTTCAAAATCGGAGGTTTCGACGGAAAATTCAGTCTTAATAAAGGGTATGTGACTGGTATATTAACTATCGATACCGTTGCTGATTTTCTTCCTAGAAAAGGACCACTTCGACAGAGAAG GACTGGAATTGCATACATATCAAATGTTGCGGTCCGGGAGAGATTCCGTCGTAAGGGAATAGCTAAAAGGCTCATAGCCAAGGCTGAAGCTCAAGCGAAGAGCTGGGGCTGCCGTGCCGTTGCATTGCACTGCGATTTGAACAACCCTGGTGCAACAAAACTGTACAAAGACCAGGGTTTCAGATGCATTAACGTGCCCGAAGGAGCAAACTGGCCTCAGCCGAAGACCGCACCCAATGTGAAGTTCAACTTCATGATGAAGCTTCTAAACACCCCTAGTACCACTGCATAA
- the LOC121208105 gene encoding uncharacterized protein — protein sequence MLKPSPLKTGGEAGEKPDDAIVLILNYNRSSKNMALDTNWGKHHRCKRGYKNVIDGAIRLNSIGEESHLAIETSGHGDLKENHWLDDGAYLMVKLRNKLASTRASGKGVGSKVLTDLVEGLEEPAIAVELRIKINQNHPDLKGRSFRKYGEAVLQHLGNSIASNPKLQKAPVNYEGITRS from the exons ATGTTGAAGCCCTCTCCATTGAAGACAGGTGGTGAAGCTGGTGAAAAACCTGATGATGCCATCGTTTTGATACTGAACTACAACAGGTCCTCTAAGAAtatggctctagataccaatt ggggaaaGCACCATAGATGCAAAAGAGGCTATAAGAATGTCATTGACGGGGCTATTCGATTG AACTCTATTGGAGAGGAATCACATCTAGCTATAGAAACCAGTGGCCATGGAGATCTGAAAGAGAATCACTGGCTTGATGATGGGGCATACTTGATG GTCAAACTCCGAAATAAACTTGCTTCAACAAGGGCTTCCGGAAAAGGTGTTGGAAGCAAAGTTTTAACCGATCTGGTCGAGGGTCTGGAGGAACCAGCTATTGCTGTGGAGCTGCGAATAAAGATTAATCAGAATCATCCCGATCTTAAAGGACG ATCCTTCCGGAAATACGGAGAAGCAGTGCTGCAACACTTGGGAAACTCCATTGCTTCAAACCCCAAGCTTCAGAAAGCACCTGTGAACTATGAAGGGATAACCAGAAGTTAG
- the LOC121207726 gene encoding uncharacterized protein isoform X2 gives MRSLTLGTSLTLSPSSSTPTPSSKSPLSLLIKQPPPFFPPSPRVSNESSIPRFGACRATQVVDLFPTVSPEIVVREARLEDCWEVAETHCSSFFPEYSFPLDFVLRVDRLVGMLSGFSIPPGCRRTCLVAVIGGSVGDTFLFGTEDFKIGGFDGKFSLNKGTGIAYISNVAVRERFRRKGIAKRLIAKAEAQAKSWGCRAVALHCDLNNPGATKLYKDQGFRCINVPEGANWPQPKTAPNVKFNFMMKLLNTPSTTA, from the exons ATGCGGAGCTTAACATTGGGTACTTCACTTACACTGTCTCCATCATCATCAACCCCAACACCTTCCTCAAAATCTCCTCTTTCCCTTTTAATCAAACAGCCTCCACCCTTTTTCCCTCCTTCTCCCAGGGTTTCTAATGAATCATCAATCCCCAGATTTG GAGCATGTAGAGCTACTCAAGTTGTCGATCTCTTTCCGACTGTGTCTCCCGAGATTGTTGTTCGGGAGGCACGGTTAGAGGATTGTTGGGAAGTAGCTGAGACTCACTGCAGCTCGTTCTTCCCCGAATATTCCTTCCCTTTGGATTTCGTGCTACGAGTTGATAGACTGGTGGGGATGTTGTCTGGATTCTCTATTCCTCCTGGTTGCCGGAGAACTTGTTTGGTTGCTGTCATTGGTGGTTCAGTTGGTGATACGTTTTTATTTGGAACTGAAGATTTCAAAATCGGAGGTTTCGACGGAAAATTCAGTCTTAATAAAGG GACTGGAATTGCATACATATCAAATGTTGCGGTCCGGGAGAGATTCCGTCGTAAGGGAATAGCTAAAAGGCTCATAGCCAAGGCTGAAGCTCAAGCGAAGAGCTGGGGCTGCCGTGCCGTTGCATTGCACTGCGATTTGAACAACCCTGGTGCAACAAAACTGTACAAAGACCAGGGTTTCAGATGCATTAACGTGCCCGAAGGAGCAAACTGGCCTCAGCCGAAGACCGCACCCAATGTGAAGTTCAACTTCATGATGAAGCTTCTAAACACCCCTAGTACCACTGCATAA
- the LOC121208106 gene encoding RING-H2 finger protein ATL73, whose product MADTMSLIIMYALVALWALIIVLIMILMVVLCFRMDSSNRDPEIGVSNYPIAEQGMQGPPLQKQLKEASRLIMVETAVQYKNEEGTESRCTECVRCLEEFKDGDSCRVLTNCNHLYHQLCIDEWLVKNSHRPLCRGSTM is encoded by the coding sequence ATGGCAGACACCATGAGTTTAATCATCATGTATGCATTGGTTGCATTATGGGCACTCATTATTGTACTGATTATGATACTTATGGTTGTCCTTTGTTTTCGCATGGATTCTTCCAACCGAGATCCCGAAATTGGGGTGTCTAACTATCCGATAGCTGAACAGGGCATGCAAGGACCACCATTGCAGAAGCAGCTCAAAGAAGCTTCAAGGCTGATCATGGTCGAGACCGCTGTTCAGTACAAGAACGAAGAAGGAACTGAATCGCGTTGCACCGAGTGTGTCAGATGCTTAGAAGAGTTCAAAGATGGAGATTCTTGTAGGGTTCTTACAAACTGCAACCATCTGTATCATCAACTTTGCATAGATGAATGGCTGGTTAAGAACTCGCATCGCCCCCTTTGTCGTGGTTCGACCATGTAA
- the LOC121208102 gene encoding RING-H2 finger protein ATL73 — protein MADTMRFIIMHALLALWALIVALIMILMAILCFRKDSSNRDHEIGVTNYPIAEQGMQGPPLQKHEEASRPIMVGTVVQYKNEEGTESRCTECVICLEEFKDGDSCRVLTNCNHLYHQLCIDEWLVKNSHCPLCRGSTM, from the coding sequence ATGGCAGACACCATGAGATTCATCATCATGCATGCATTGCTTGCATTATGGGCACTTATTGTTGCACTGATTATGATACTTATGGCTATCCTTTGTTTTCGCAAGGATTCTTCCAACCGAGATCATGAAATTGGGGTAACCAACTATCCGATAGCTGAACAGGGCATGCAAGGACCGCCATTGCAGAAGCACGAAGAAGCTTCAAGGCCGATCATGGTCGGGACCGTTGTTCAGTACAAGAATGAAGAAGGAACTGAATCTCGTTGCACCGAGTGTGTCATATGCTTAGAAGAGTTCAAAGATGGAGACTCTTGTAGGGTTCTTACAAACTGCAACCATCTGTATCATCAACTTTGCATAGATGAATGGCTGGTTAAGAACTCGCATTGCCCCCTTTGTCGTGGTTCGACCATGTGA
- the LOC121207726 gene encoding uncharacterized protein isoform X4: MNHQSPDLVGSDGIWVYFFFLARHSTGACRATQVVDLFPTVSPEIVVREARLEDCWEVAETHCSSFFPEYSFPLDFVLRVDRLVGMLSGFSIPPGCRRTCLVAVIGGSVGDTFLFGTEDFKIGGFDGKFSLNKGTGIAYISNVAVRERFRRKGIAKRLIAKAEAQAKSWGCRAVALHCDLNNPGATKLYKDQGFRCINVPEGANWPQPKTAPNVKFNFMMKLLNTPSTTA; the protein is encoded by the exons ATGAATCATCAATCCCCAGATTTG GTTGGTAGTGATGGAATCTgggtttatttcttttttttggcTAGACATTCAACAG GAGCATGTAGAGCTACTCAAGTTGTCGATCTCTTTCCGACTGTGTCTCCCGAGATTGTTGTTCGGGAGGCACGGTTAGAGGATTGTTGGGAAGTAGCTGAGACTCACTGCAGCTCGTTCTTCCCCGAATATTCCTTCCCTTTGGATTTCGTGCTACGAGTTGATAGACTGGTGGGGATGTTGTCTGGATTCTCTATTCCTCCTGGTTGCCGGAGAACTTGTTTGGTTGCTGTCATTGGTGGTTCAGTTGGTGATACGTTTTTATTTGGAACTGAAGATTTCAAAATCGGAGGTTTCGACGGAAAATTCAGTCTTAATAAAGG GACTGGAATTGCATACATATCAAATGTTGCGGTCCGGGAGAGATTCCGTCGTAAGGGAATAGCTAAAAGGCTCATAGCCAAGGCTGAAGCTCAAGCGAAGAGCTGGGGCTGCCGTGCCGTTGCATTGCACTGCGATTTGAACAACCCTGGTGCAACAAAACTGTACAAAGACCAGGGTTTCAGATGCATTAACGTGCCCGAAGGAGCAAACTGGCCTCAGCCGAAGACCGCACCCAATGTGAAGTTCAACTTCATGATGAAGCTTCTAAACACCCCTAGTACCACTGCATAA